The DNA region ATCAAAGGTGGCGATCACATATTTTCTGTTACATCACATAGAGAAAAGGCAATTGAACTTGCGATAAACTGGTTCAGACGCTATCTGCTGGGTAGCTAATTTTCATCTTTCTTTTTCTCGCCTCTTGCTTTTACCCGTTCTCTGATTAAATCTCCAACCACATTACTTAATCCTATCCCCAACGCGAGAGAGAGTGCCATGATAATTCCACCGAATATTATTAAAAAACTGACAGTGATTATGGTATTACCAACACCGATATATTCAAAAACAATTCCAAATGTGATTATGGTGAGGAAAATACGTACGCCCTTTGCAATGAAATCACCATATTTTACGTTTGCGTTTTCACACGTCATATTAATCACTCTGCTGATAAAATTACTGAATATGATTCCCATCACAATGATTACAAGGGAAACAACTATATGAGGCAACGCACTGGCAATCCTTGAAGTATATTCCGAAAACTGTGATATGCCGATGAAATTGAGGCCAAAAGAGAAAAAGGCCACTATGAATATCCAGTAGACGATTTTGCTTAGGATTAACGAAGGGAGGGTTTTAACACCACCCTTCTCAAGAAAATTTACAATGCCGACATCCTTTGCCCATTTGTCAAATCGAAAGAGCATGAGGAGCCTTGCAATGAGTTTCTTTATGAACCAGCTTATGATAAAACCGCCTATCATAACGATAACCATCACTATCACGTTGAGGAAAACATCTGTGAAGTTCTCGTAGAGATCTAAAAACATATCTTTAAAAAATTCTTTCATGGGGAAAATATTATTAGATATGATGAGTTATGTCAATCAAAAATAAATTTCATTTATAATGTAATGCATGCATCTCCTCTTAAATATTGCAAAATATGGTACATGTATAGTAATCTAACGGCAAATGAGCGATATCATAATAGCTTTGGGCGTCCGGGAAAATGTTTTAGAAGATGTGCACATCCTTTCAAGAAAATCATTGGATCATCCCGAGGTTCTTATAGCCACCGGTAAGGATATTAAAAATGTAGTAATCGAGAAGGCTTCTACCCTTTTTATTGAGAATAATTTTGTTCTGGTCCTTTTAGACCCACCCGATGACCTGATACATATACTTAAAACCCAGTTACTGTCACTGAAGGAGAAAATACAAATCATCCTCTATTACACGTCCGCTTCAAATGACTTCCATAAGCCAATCGAGGGGAACATAGTTGTCCTGGAGAAAGAGAAGGATAAACGCATCAAAGAACGTGTCCTCAACATACTGAAAAAACACGGTAAGATTATGACCGATAAAGGGTTTCATGTTTTAAAGGAAAAAATTAAAGATGAATCTATTCTTGAGATGGAATTGATGAAACTCATTAATTTCATAGGTGAAAAACAAGAAATAAAATCGAAGGACGTCCTGTCTGTTGTCACCGAAACACATGAGGAAAGCTTGTTTTCCCTGTTTGATGCACTTGCACAGATGAAGAAAAAAGAGGCGCTTAATATATTTGAAAATCTTTTGCTGAATGGTCTTCACATCCTTGCCATACAGGGTTACTTGGTCAAACAAACACGGTTGATGCTGCAGGCAAAAGATATGGAAGAGGTCTTTAAGACAGGCTCAGATTATGGTACCTTTTTGAAAACTTTTAATAAGTGGAAAGAAGGCTTGGATTTGAAACCTTCTGATAAAAGACAGCATTTCCCCTATCAAAAACCTTTTTATGCCTATAATCTGTCAAAAACAAGTCAAAAATTGAAAAGAAAAGATCTCGTCGCTTTTTTTGATGTGCTCACTGATTTCGATACAAAAATAAAGAGAGGATCAAAATTTGACCGTATTCTTTTAGAATATGGGCTCTTAGAGGCATAAATGCTCCATATCATACTTTTCTTATTAACTATTGCTTCAACGTACTTCGTAGGTGGTTTATCCTATAGCCTTTCAATTATCTCCATACTTCTTGCACATGAGATGGGTCATTATTTTATGAGTAAAAAATATGGTATACCTGCAACATTGCCCTATTTCATACCATTTCCGCTGTCCCCGTTTGGTACATTCGGGGCAATCATAAAGATGAAAGGGGTTATTGTTAATAAAAAGGCGTTATTTGATATCGGGGTTGCGGGACCAATATCGGGCTTTCTTGTAGCTGTCCCGTTTATTATTTTAGGCATTAAATTATCAGATATTCAGTCCATATCGGGCAGCGCATCATTTATCGAGCTTGGCGACCCGTTGCTCTTCAAGATTATCCAGCAATTAATTGTAGGAAAAATACCTCCAGGGTATGATCTTGTCTTACATCCCTTTGCCTATGCAGGGTGGGTAGGGTTATTCGTAACAGCCCTTAATCTCCTCCCTGTAGGACAATTAGATGGTGGTCATATCATATATGCAGTTTTCGGTGATAAAAGCAGATGGGTGTTTATTGGAACTATCACTACGCTTGCCATCATCTCTATATTTTATAATCCCGGGTGGTTAGTGTTAGTTATAATCCTTCTGATTTTTGGTATGCGGCATCCTAAGCCCCTTGATATGGAAACTGAACTCGATAGTAAAAGAAGGTATATCGCTTTAATAATCCTTATCATATTTGCACTCTCGTTTACCCCTGCGCCTTTTCCATCGCTAAACACAGGAGGAAATACAGGGAAAATTGGCGGCATCCCCATATGACAAGCTTTTGTAAACAACATTTTAATTGTAATTGGAATTATTTAGTTATGTTGAGATGATTTATCATTGAAACGGTCAAAGGGTCCGAGCCTCTCTTGAACCCTCGAACCCCTTGAACCCTCGAACCCTCGAACCCCGATTTTAAAACACCGGTTTTACGTTTTGTGCTGGTTTTAAATTCAGGCTTGTAATTACCTCAGAGCTCTGAACCACATCCACAAAATTCTTTTTCCCGTCAAGCATATCCCAAACATCCTCTTTCATGAAATATATGTGGATATATTCTATAAACCCGCCATAAGTGTTGCATTGTGAGAAATCTCTCACAGGCCAGTAAATACCGAGGGCTAATCCCTCAATGTCATCATGATTCAGGTCTTCTTTCTTTATTAATTTTATATATTTTGGGAAAGAATTCTGAAGAACGTATGAAAACCTTTGCTCCGAAGTAGTAGTACTTTCATTGAAGACTATTTCTGAAGGCCTTATATTAATCATAATATAGTGAAGTTTTTCGTTCTTTTGGTCGCTCAATAAGGTAATTCCTATTCCTTCTTTATAGATATTAATGTTCGACCCGCTAAGCCTCTGGTAAATACCCCTTAACAAGGCTTCGTTCTCTTTGGAAAGTTTTTGCACATGTGCATCTTCATATATAGTCCTGTAACTCTCCGCTTCATTCTTTGCCACATGGATAGCCCCTGTCCCGCATGAACAAAGAAAAGCAAGTAAAATGATAGGTATAACTTTCTTCATGACAAATCTCCTTTTTTTAACATCTCAATAACCTCTGATAGTTCGTCCTTAATCTGTCCCAACACTAACATATTTTTTTTACTCATCATATATTTCCTTGCCCCATCGATTGTATATCTTTGTTCATAGAGCAACCTCTTTATCGTAAATATTATATCGAGATCCTTCTTTTTGTATAACCTTTGTCCCCTTGAACTCTTGACAGGTTTTATATCTTTGAATTCTTGTTCCCAATATCTCAGCACATGCGGCTTAAGGCCGGTTATGCTGCATACCTCTTTGATCCTATAAAACATCCTGTCCGGGATATTTGAGGTCATGTCTGTAATTGAAATAATGTTATTTATCGTTTATTGCGTCTTTTAGAACCTGGCTCAACCTGTAATTTAATACCTTTCTTTTCGCAATCTCAATTTCATCACCTGTTTGCGGGTTTCTTCCCCTTCTTGCCTTTTTCTGTTTCACAATAAAATTACCAAAACCCGAAATTTTAACATTCTCACCATTTGCCAGCGTTTCTTTGATAACCTCAAAAAATTTGTCAACAATATCTGCACACTCCCGTTTTGAAAAACCCAACTTCTCATACACATTTGTAACAATTTCTATCTTGGTCATATATCCCTCCTTAACCCCTTAACATTACTCCATCTATATTTGTGACCTCTTTAATAATAATATCCTGCAAAGCGTTCACCGTTTCATCCTTCAATGTATCCTCAAAAGATTGAAACACTACTCGAAAGGACACGCTTCTCACTTCTTTTTTAAACATATCGAAAACCCCTACGTCAATTATTAATGGTGACACACCTTTAATTTTTTCAATTATATGGGAAACCGGCGTCTTATCGGCAATCAAAAAAGTAAAATCTCTTGTTACCTGTGGATATTTTGGGATCGACGTGTATTGCACATTAAGGCGACTCATTTTCCAGATTACATCGAATCTCAACTCAACACAATAGACTTTTTGTTCAATCTCGTAGAATTTTAAAACCTCATCCTTAATTTCACCAATCCAGCCTGCTTTTTCGTTATTAACAAAAACGTCACCAGATTTGTTGGGGTTTAAAAAGGGTTCCACACTTTTTTCGATGTGAATATCCAATCCAAAACAGTTCACCAATCCTTCGAGAACACCTTTTATATCAAAAAAATCGTATTCAGGGTATTTATCTCTCCAGAAATACTCCCTTTCCCGCCCGGTCATGGCAAAACATACAGCAGGATACTCAACAGGAAGACCTTCTGTGTTTAAATAGAAGACCTTCCCGGACTCAAAAAACCTCAGACTCTTTGCGCCTCTGTTTAGATTGTAAGCAATATTTTTCAATACCCCGGCAGCAATAAATGTCCTCATAACTTCATAGTCTTTTGAGATGGGGTTCATGATATTAACACATGAGACCCTTTCATCAGGAGATGTAATGAAAAAATTATCTATATCTTTTACACTAAAAAATGCAAAATTAATTAACTCATTGAAACCGGCCGATTTAAAATAGTCTTTAGCAATACCGGCTTGGTTTTCTTTTTTATCCCTCTTCAGGGTTTTTACAGCCGTTACAGGGGTAGTGGCAGGTATATGCTCATAGCCATGTATCCTCGCTATTTCTTCTATAATATCAATATATTCATTAATATCATACCTGAATGGAGGTATTGAAACCAGAAAACCACTCTCTTCCTCTTTCACCACATGGAGATCAACCGATCTCAGGGCACCCACAATATCACGTTGCTCTATAGCTGTTCCAAGGATTTCGTTTATCCTTCCAAAGCTCACAAAAATACGGTTCAATTCCTTTTTGTCATATACTTCCCTGTACCCCTTTACAACCTTGCCACCCGAGAGCTTATGCATCAAAAAAATTGCCCTTTCAGCAGCAAAATTAACACTATCAATGTCTATCCCTTTTTCAAACCTCAATGATGCTTCAGACCGGATACCTAATCCTCTTGCCGTTCGCCTTATGAAATAAGGATTGAAAAAAGCACTTTCTAAAGCAACATTTTTTGTACTCTCTGTAATCTCAGAGTTTTCACCACCCATGATACCTGCTATTGCAACAGGCCCATCCCCATCGCATACGAGCAAGTCGTTTGATGCAAGCATTCTCTCCTCGCCATCGAGAGTGCGGAATACGGTTGGAGCATCTGTTAATTTGACCTCAATCCTGTTCCCTCTGAGTCTATCATAGTCAAAGGCATGGAGTGGCTGTCCAAACTCCAGCATGACATAATTCGTAACATCTACAATAGAATTAATGGGCCTCATCCCGCATTTGCTGATCCTGCTTCTTATCCAGTAGGGAGATTTTTTAATTGTTATGCCCTGTATCATTTTTAAAACATAACGGGGGCATGCTTCAAGATCAGATACATCGATCGATATAAAATCAGCAATATTTCCGGTCTCTTCCGCTTCGAGGAGAAATGGCAGAATTCTTATTTTCTGGTCGAGTGTGCTTCCAACCTCCCTTGCTATTCCATATACGGAGAGGCAATCCCCTCTGTTGGGGGGCACATTTATGTCAAAAACAACATCCCCTACTCCCAGAATATGTTCAAGAGGTTCTCCTAACTTTGCATTATCTTCCAGAATGAATATCCCGCTATGGTCATCTGAAAGACCTAATTCCCTCTCAGAACAAAGCATGCCAAAAGATGTGACACCGCTCAACTCTTTCTTTTCGATAACCGCTCCGTCGGCCAGTCTTGCATCTATCATTGCAAAGGGGACTTTATCACCTTTTGAGATATTTTTTGCACCACATACAACTGGAAGGATATTGCTCCCATTATCAATGGTACATATGCTCAGATTGTCCGCTTTGGGGTGCCTGTCAATGGAAATTATCTCACCAGCAACAACATTTCTGAAGGACGGGGCATACTCCTCCAAAGACTCAACTTCAAGTCCCCGCATGGTAAGCCTTTTTGCCAGTTCCTGCGGTTCTATATCTATTACAACAAAATCTTTTAACCACTCAAAAGGGATCCTCAAAGTTAAACCTCAGAATTGAGAAAGAAATCGTATATCATTGTAATAAAATTGCCTTATATCGTCTATACCAAACTTAATCATAGCAACCCTCTCGACCCCCATACCAAAAGCAAAACCTGTTACCTCTTCCGGATCATACCCGACTATCCTGAATACCTGCGGGTGCACCATGCCGGAACCAAGTATCTCAAGCCATCCCGTGTCTTTACATACCCTGCAACCACTTCCGCCACAGATAACACAGCCTATATCAACCTCTGCAGATGGTTCTGTAAAAGGAAAATAACTCGGTCTGAATCTCAAGGGAGTATTGCTTCCAAACATTTCCTGGATAAAAATACTCAATATCCCCTTCAAATCGGAAAACCTCATGTGCCTGTCCACCATAAGTCCCTCGACCTGATGGAACATGGGTGTATGGGATACATCACTATCACACCTGTAAACCGCTCCGGGAGCAATTATCTTTACAGGGGGGAGTTGTGATTCCATGACCCTTATTTGAACAGGGGAAGTATGTGTTCTCAGCACAACACCCTTTTTGATGTAAAATGTATCCTGCATATCTCGTGCTGGATGATCATGCGGAATGTTAAGGGCTTCAAAATTATAGTAATCCGATTCTATGTCAGGACCTTCAGCAACAGAAAATCCAAGCGATGAAAATATCCTGATGATTTCTTCCAATGTTTGTGTAATAGGATGTTTTTTTCCTGTTACGGGAGTTTTACCCGGCATGGAAATATCAATCCAGATAGCCCGCTCCCTTCTATTTTTCTCTTCATCCTCATAAAACTGTTTAAATTCTCTTAGTTTTTCCTCAGTCCATTGTTTTAATAGATTAATCTCCCTGCCGAATATTTTCCTCTCTTCTTTGTCCAAGGTTTTTATTCGATCAATATATTCAGAAAAGATTCCCTTTCTTCCGAGAAGGAAGGTTCTTGCCTTTTCCAAATCATCAATATTTTCTACAGAAGAAATTTCTTGCTCAACCTTGCTTTTTAAGGCATTTATGTCCAAGCATCACCTATACATTACAACAGAATAGATTTGGAGAATTTTTTATTGGACCATCACTTCTTTTACTTTGACTATTACGTTCTCAAATCCGGCAGGATCATTGACAGCCATATCTGCAAGAGATTTACGGTTGAGGTTTATATTGGCAGCTTTCAACCCGTTTATAAATCTGCTGTAAGGTATTCCATAAACCCTGCAGGCAGCATTGATTCGTGCTATCCATAATGTCCTGAAATCTCTTTTTCTCTGTCTCCTATCCCTGTAGGAATACGCTAATGCCTTAAATACAGCCCGTTTTGCTACGCTATATGTTGTGCGCCTGCTTGCATACATACCTTTTGCAAGCTTTAGTATTTTTTTCCTTCTTCTTCTTGCTTTAACTCCTCTTTTTGCCCTTGGCATGTTCCTGCACCTCTTTCTTTATAAATAAGGTATTAAACTCTTTATCCTTTTCGCATCAGACGGATGGATTGTATCAGATTTTGACAATCTTCTCTTCATCTTTGGTGTTTTTGAAGAGAGAAGGTGACTGTGATACGCTTTTGACCTTTTTATCTTGCCGGTCGCGGTCACCTTAACCCGTTTTGCTAACCCTCTCTGTGTCTTTATTTTAGGCATATGAGCCTCCTTTACGGTGGAGCAAATACCATTACGATATTCCTGCCATCAAATTTTGGTTTCTGTTCCAGTTCACCAACGTCCTTAATAGATTCTATCATCTTTTGCGCAAGCTTATCTCCCATATCAACATGGAGTACTTCCCTGCCCTTAAACATTATGATAATCTTCACCTTGCATCCTTCTTCAAGAAAACCTCTAACATGTTTTATCTTGAACATAAGATCATGCTCTTCGATTTTCAGACCCAGCTTCATCTCTTTCAGTTGTATTACGGTCTGCTTTTTCTTAGCCTCTTGTGCCTTCTTTGCAAGCTGATATTTAAATTTACCATAATCCATAATCTTGCAAACAGGCGGGGTTGTTTTTGGAGAAACCTCAACAAGGTCCAAACCTCGTTCTCTCGCAAGCTTCAATGCGTCGAATGTGGGGACAATGCCAAACTGTTTCCCCTCATCGTCAATTAATCTGACCTCTCTTGCCTTTACTTTCTCGTTAATATTGATTGTATCCTTGACATCCTTTCCTATAAAACTCACCTCCTGAAAATATTGTCCTCTTTTATTCTATCAATAAAATCAATTAACTGGACATCTCTCAATTCCCCGCCATCCCTCATCCTTACAGTGATAAGGTTTGCATTCATTTCTTTCTTGCCCGCTATAACCATATAAGGAACCTTTTTCATTGCCCCTTCACGTATCTTCAGGCTCAGCTTTTCATTTCTTGTATCGAGTTCTGCCCTTATCCCTTCATCAATCATACGCTGATACATCGATTTTACATATACTTCCTGCTCATCAGTAATATTCATGATGATTACCTGCACAGGCGATAACCATACAGGAAATTTGCCGCCGTAATGTTCTATCAGAACACCAATGAATCTTTCAAGTGCACCGAGGATCACCCTGTGGAGCATTACAGGTCTTTTTCTCTTTCCATCGCTATCAACATAATGAAGGTCAAACCTTTCGGGGAGGGCAAAATCACATTGTATCGTTGCACACTGCCACTTTCTCCCGATGGCATCCTTCAGCTTAATATCTATTTTAGGGCCATAAAAGGCTCCATCACCTTCGTTTATATCAAAGGGTATCATCTCGCCGGTCAGAACCTCTTTGAGAATAATTTCAGCTTTATCCCAGTCTTCAAGGGTACCGATAAATTTTTCAGGTCTTGTGCTTATCTCCATTTCATATTCAAAATTAAAAATTTTCATTGTATCGCGCACAAAATTGATGATGTTTAATATCTCCTGATGCAATTGATCCTGTCTTAAAAATATATGTGCGTCGTCCTGGGTAAACTCCCTCACCCTCATAAGACCGTGGAGAACGCCTGATTTTTCATGCCGGGCTACAGTTCCAAGCTCAAAATACCTGAGGGGTAAGTCCCTGTAACTCCTGATGGCTGATTTGTATACCATGATATGGGCAAGACAATTCATAGGTTTTATGCCATAGTCAACATCGTCAATCTTTGTAAAATACATATTGTCCCTGTAATTGTCAAAATGTCCCGATTTCTTCCACATTTCGAGCTTCAGGATGTGAGGCCCTACGACAAATTGATAACCCCTCTTCAGATGTTCTTTCCGTTCAAAATCTTCAAGGAGGTACCGTAACAACGCACCTTTTGGATGATATATGACAAGGCCGGCGCCAACCTCGTCGGAGATGCTGAAAAGGTCAAGGTCTTTACCAAGCCTTCTGTGGTCACGTTTCTTTACCTCTTCAAGAAACTGTAAATATTCGCTCAGTGATTTTTCGTCTGAAAAGGCTGTCCCATAAATCCTTGTGAGCATTTTATTTTTCTCATCACCTCTCCAGTATGCACCTGCAAGGTTCAAAAGTTTAAAGGCCCTTATTTTACCTGTAGACGGAAGATGGGGACCTCTACACAAGTCCGTGAAATCACCCTGCTTATAAAGGCTTACCTCATCATCTTCTATTGCCTCGATAATATCCACTTTATATGTTTCACCGGAATTTTTAAACATTTCAAGGGCATCGTTCTTGCTCACAACTTTTCTTTCGATTGGAATATCCCTTTGAACAATTTCTTTCATCCGCTCTTCGATTTTCAACAGGTCTTCTTCCGTAAAACCAGGGGGGTAATCGAAATCATAGTAAAATCCGTTTTCTATCGATGGTCCTATAGCTACCCTGGTCTCAGGAAAAAGTTCTTTCACCGCCTGAGCCATAAGGTGAGACGTGCTATGTCTTAAAACATTCAGATCCATATTTTCATTCTTTCTGTTTTCATGTGCCACTCCACTCAATGCAAAACCTCAATAAGATTATTAAATTGAGAGATATTCTTAACATTTTAACTTTTCCTTGTCAATTCTTATAGTTAAACTTTTCCAAAACTTTTTATTAAAATATGTATTGGCATTTTCATCTCCCCGAAAATTTTTTATTAGCATAAAAAGGTGCTTTTATCCCCCTATGTCTATGATATTTAAAATGGTTGACAAACCCCTTGTAATTGAGATAAAAGATTGTGAAATTTTTTTCAAATGACATAGAAAAGGAGTGAATTATGAGAGATGTAGTTATTGTATCATGCGCAAGAACAGCTATAGGTCAGTTTGGTCAATCCCTTAAGGATGTACCTGCCGTACAGCTCGGCGGAATCGCAATCAAAGAAGCAATAAAAAGGGCAGGAATCAGGCCCTCAAAGAGCAAGGATAAAGATGTTGCGCCGGATATTTTTGGCGGGAAAACCGATACGGAACTCGAAGCAAAATACTACGACTACGACAGCAGCTTAAAAGAGGTTGTCATTGACGAAGTTGTCATGGGTAATGTTCTTCAGGCAGGACTCGGACAAAACTCAGGCCGTCAGGCAAGCATCAACGGTGGGGTACCAAAAGAAACTGCGGCATACACAATCAACAAGGTATGCGCTTCCGGATTAAGGGCAATCATCAACGGCGTACAGTCAATTCAGTGCGGTGATAACGATGTGGTGGTAGCAGGCGGTATGGAAAACATGAGCCTTGCACCCTTTGCACTTCCATCTTTGCGTTTTGGCGCAAGAATGTTCGACACAAAAGCCATTGACCTTATGGTTCTTGACGGCATCTGGGAAATCTTTTATGGATACCACATGGGTGTTACAGCAGAGAATATCGCTGCTAAATACGGCATCACCCGCCTCGAACAGGACGAGTTCGGAGCACTGAGCCACCAGCGTGCCATGGCAGCCATCAAAGCCGGACTCTTCAAGGATGAAATTATACCTGTCATCATTCCCAAGAAAAAAGGTGATCCCTTTGTCTTCGACACTGACGAAAGACCTATGGACACGACCGTTGAGAAGATGTCAAAGATCGCGCCGGCATTCAAGAAAGATGGAACAGTTACTGCCGGTAATGCCTCAGGCCTCAATGACGCAGCATCAGCAGTAGTCATTATGACAAGGGACAAAGCAAAAGAACTCGGCATAAAACCAATGGGAAGGCTTGTTTCATGGGCAAACGGCGGTCTTGATCCGGCATATATGGGTCTCGGTCCCATCCCGGCCGTAAGAAAGGCGCTGAAAAAGGCAAATTTAACACTCGACCAGATTGACCTTATCGAGCTTAACGAGGCATTCTCATCCCAGGCTATCGCTTGCATGAGAGAGTTGAAAGTCAATCCGGATAAATGCAATATGTTCGGCGGCGGCATCTCCCTCGGTCATCCAATCGGTTGCACTGGTTCAAGACTCGTCACAACGGCCCTATATCAGATGAGAAGACTTGGTCTGAAATATGGTCTTGTTTCCATGTGTATCGGCGGCGGTATGGGTCTGGCAGCAGTCATCGAATGTGAGGCATAAAATGGATTATAAAAACTTAATAATTGAAATAAAAGACAGAATTGCAATTGTTAAGGTAAACAGACCTAAGGCCCTAAATGCCCTTAATTCCGAAACCCTTGACGAGATAAGGGACGCAGCCGAGGCGCTTAATATTAATAAGGATGTCTGGGTTGTAATTGTCACCGGTGAAGGTGACAGGGCTTTTGTGGCAGGGGCAGATATCGTTGAAATGAAAGACATGACCGCCCTCGAGGGGATGCAATTTTCGCAGAGGGGACACGAAGCCCTTTCAGCCCTTGAGAATATGAGTAAACCGGTTATTGCTGCAGTAAATGGCTATGCCCTCGGTGGGGGGTTTGAAATTGCCATTGCCTGTGATTTCATCTATGCCTCCGACAAAGCCAGGTTGGGTTTTCCTGAAACCACACTGGGCATACATCCCGGTTTCGGTGGTACACAAAGGGCGGCAAAACTTGTGGGATTAGCAAAAGCAAAAGAGATGATTTTCACAGGGAAAACTATAACTGTACAGGAAGCATACGAAATGGGTTTTATCAACAAGATAATCCCCCATGCAGAGCTGATGAAGGAAGTCATAGCTCTTGCCGAGAGTATAAAGGCCAATGGTCCTTTCTCTGTAAGGCTTGCCAAGGAATGTATCAACAAGAGTCTTTACCTTGGCACGGACGAAGCGCTCATGGTAGAGGCAAAGGATTTTGGCCTATGTTTTGCCACAAAAGATCAGAAAGAAGGTATGACTGCATTTGTTGAAAAAAGGAAACCCACCTTTACAGGTGAATAATAAAAACTAAAAGGAGGATACTGTGAAGATAGTAACATGTATAAAACAGGTTCCTGATACAGAAGCAGAAATCAAATGGGATATCCCTAAGGGAACTCTAAAAAGAGACGGTATGGATCCGATAATAAACCCTTTCGACGAATTTGCTCTTGAGGAAGCGCTTCTTACAAGAGAAAATTTCGACGGAGACATTATTGCTATTTCCATGGGTCCGGAAAAGGCAAGTGATGTCCTGAGAAATGCCCTTGCACTCACCGTTAATGAAGTACACCGCCTGACAGATGATGCCTTCGCAGGTTCAGACACATATGCAACTGCGTACATCCTGGCTGCTGCAATTAAAAAGATCGGCGATGTGGATGTTGTATTCTGTGGAAAACAGTCTACTGACGGAAATACCGGTGTTGTCGGTGCAGAACTTGCTTCCATCCTTGGTTTCAGCCAACTTACTTATGTATCCAAGGTAAGGCAGATCGATGCAGCAAACAAAAAGATCGTTGTAGAAAGGTCAATAGAAGGCGGCATTGAAGTCATTGAAGCAAAACTCCCTGCCGTTGTTTCAGTTATAAAGGGTATCAATGAGCCGCGGCTTCCAAACTTGATGGGAATCAGAAAGGCAGCAAAAATTGAAATACCT from Pseudomonadota bacterium includes:
- the thrS gene encoding threonine--tRNA ligase codes for the protein MDLNVLRHSTSHLMAQAVKELFPETRVAIGPSIENGFYYDFDYPPGFTEEDLLKIEERMKEIVQRDIPIERKVVSKNDALEMFKNSGETYKVDIIEAIEDDEVSLYKQGDFTDLCRGPHLPSTGKIRAFKLLNLAGAYWRGDEKNKMLTRIYGTAFSDEKSLSEYLQFLEEVKKRDHRRLGKDLDLFSISDEVGAGLVIYHPKGALLRYLLEDFERKEHLKRGYQFVVGPHILKLEMWKKSGHFDNYRDNMYFTKIDDVDYGIKPMNCLAHIMVYKSAIRSYRDLPLRYFELGTVARHEKSGVLHGLMRVREFTQDDAHIFLRQDQLHQEILNIINFVRDTMKIFNFEYEMEISTRPEKFIGTLEDWDKAEIILKEVLTGEMIPFDINEGDGAFYGPKIDIKLKDAIGRKWQCATIQCDFALPERFDLHYVDSDGKRKRPVMLHRVILGALERFIGVLIEHYGGKFPVWLSPVQVIIMNITDEQEVYVKSMYQRMIDEGIRAELDTRNEKLSLKIREGAMKKVPYMVIAGKKEMNANLITVRMRDGGELRDVQLIDFIDRIKEDNIFRR
- a CDS encoding acetyl-CoA C-acetyltransferase — translated: MRDVVIVSCARTAIGQFGQSLKDVPAVQLGGIAIKEAIKRAGIRPSKSKDKDVAPDIFGGKTDTELEAKYYDYDSSLKEVVIDEVVMGNVLQAGLGQNSGRQASINGGVPKETAAYTINKVCASGLRAIINGVQSIQCGDNDVVVAGGMENMSLAPFALPSLRFGARMFDTKAIDLMVLDGIWEIFYGYHMGVTAENIAAKYGITRLEQDEFGALSHQRAMAAIKAGLFKDEIIPVIIPKKKGDPFVFDTDERPMDTTVEKMSKIAPAFKKDGTVTAGNASGLNDAASAVVIMTRDKAKELGIKPMGRLVSWANGGLDPAYMGLGPIPAVRKALKKANLTLDQIDLIELNEAFSSQAIACMRELKVNPDKCNMFGGGISLGHPIGCTGSRLVTTALYQMRRLGLKYGLVSMCIGGGMGLAAVIECEA
- a CDS encoding enoyl-CoA hydratase-related protein → MDYKNLIIEIKDRIAIVKVNRPKALNALNSETLDEIRDAAEALNINKDVWVVIVTGEGDRAFVAGADIVEMKDMTALEGMQFSQRGHEALSALENMSKPVIAAVNGYALGGGFEIAIACDFIYASDKARLGFPETTLGIHPGFGGTQRAAKLVGLAKAKEMIFTGKTITVQEAYEMGFINKIIPHAELMKEVIALAESIKANGPFSVRLAKECINKSLYLGTDEALMVEAKDFGLCFATKDQKEGMTAFVEKRKPTFTGE
- a CDS encoding electron transfer flavoprotein subunit beta/FixA family protein, yielding MKIVTCIKQVPDTEAEIKWDIPKGTLKRDGMDPIINPFDEFALEEALLTRENFDGDIIAISMGPEKASDVLRNALALTVNEVHRLTDDAFAGSDTYATAYILAAAIKKIGDVDVVFCGKQSTDGNTGVVGAELASILGFSQLTYVSKVRQIDAANKKIVVERSIEGGIEVIEAKLPAVVSVIKGINEPRLPNLMGIRKAAKIEIPAWNADDLGIDKAKVGHEGASTKVVEIAVPPPRGAGEILKGELEDIANIVTDKLIDLKVIK